One Loxodonta africana isolate mLoxAfr1 chromosome 15, mLoxAfr1.hap2, whole genome shotgun sequence genomic window carries:
- the LOC100660605 gene encoding FAD-dependent oxidoreductase domain-containing protein 1: MLHRVLQFGVTHGLLVQRLVHPGGDDRSGEYMHLELRGERELPTDWGGKVSEIKKKIRSALPGGSWDAPYDTSHLPPEHADVVIVGGGVIGLSVAYWLKRLEGRRGAIQVLVVERDHTYSQASTVLSVGGIRQQFSLPENIQLSLFSAGFLRNINDYLAVVDDPPVDLQFNPSGYLLLASEKGAAVMESNVKVQRQEGAKVCLMSPEQLRNKFPWINTEGVALASYGMEDEGWFDPWSLLQGLRRKVQSMGVLFCQGEVTRFVSSSNRMEDASGEEVTLKRIHEVHVKMDHSLEYQPVECAIVINTAGAWSGQIAELAGIGKGPPGTLQGTRLPVEPRKRYVYIWHCPQGPGLETPLVADTSGAYFRREGLGNNYLGSRSPTEEEEPDPGNLEVDHDFFQEKVRSAWAGYYDYNTFDQNGVVGPHPLVLNMYFATGFSGHGLQQAPAVGRAVAELVLKGSFQTINLSPFSFSRFYLGEKVQEANIY, translated from the exons ATGCTTCATAGGGTGCTGCAGTTTGGGGTGACCCATGGCCTCTTGGTCCAGCGCCTGGTTCATCCAGGTGGAGATGACAGGTCAGGTGAATATATGCATCTGGAGCTcaggggagagagagagctgc CCACAGATTGGGGTGGAAAGGTGTCTGAGATTAAGAAGAAGATCCGGTCAGCTCTGCCTGGAGGGTCCTGGGATGCACCGTATGACACCAGCCACCTACCCCCCGAACACGCAGACGTGGTGATCGTGGGAGGTGGGGTGATTGGCCTGTCTGTGGCCTATTGGCTGAAGAGGTTGGAGGGGCGGCGAGGTGCCATTCAGGTGCTGGTGGTGGAACGGGACCACACG TATTCACAGGCCTCCACAGTGCTTTCTGTGGGAGGGATTCGCCAGCAGTTCTCCCTGCCTGAGAACATCCAGCTGTCCCTCTTCTCAGCTGGCTTCCTACGTAACATCAAC GACTACTTGGCCGTAGTCGATGACCCTCCCGTGGACCTCCAGTTCAACCCCTCAGGCTATCTGTTGCTGGCTTCAGAAAAGGGTGCTGCCGTCATGGAGAGCAACGTGAAGGTGCAGAG GCAGGAAGGAGCTAAAGTTTGTCTGATGTCTCCTGAGCAGCTTCGGAATAAGTTCCCCTGGATAAACACAGAGGGAGTAGCCTTGGCTTCTTATG GGATGGAAGACGAAGGTTGGTTTGATCCCTGGAGTCTGCTGCAGGGGCTTCGGCGAAAGGTCCAGTCCATGGGGGTCCTTTTCTGCCAGGGAGAGGTCACAC GCTTTGTCTCTTCATCTAACCGCATGGAGGACGCAAGTGGGGAAGAAGTGACTTTGAAAAGGATTCACGAGGTCCAC GTAAAGATGGACCACAGCCTGGAGTACCAGCCTGTGGAGTGTGCCATAGTGATCAACACAGCCGGAGCCTGGTCTGGGCAGATCGCAGAGCTGGCTGGTATTGGGAAGGGGCCCCCTGGCACCCTGCAGGGCACCAGGCTCCCTGTGGAGCCGAGGAAAAG GTATGTGTACATATGGCACTGCCCCCAGGGACCAGGCCTGGAGACTCCCCTTGTAGCAGACACCAGCGGAGCCTATTTTCGCCGGGAAGGCCTAGGCAACAACTACCTAGGCAGCCGTAGCCCCACTGAG GAGGAGGAACCAGACCCAGGGAACTTGGAGGTGGACCACGATTTCTTCCAGGAAAAG GTTCGCAGCGCTTGGGCAGGCTACTACGACTACAACACCTTTGACCAGAACGGTGTGGTGGGCCCCCACCCCCTAGTCCTCAACATGTACTTTGCTACGGGCTTCAGTGGTCATGGGCTCCagcaggcccctgctgtgggacGAGCTGTGGCAGAGCTGGTGCTGAAGGGCAGCTTCCAGACCATCAACCTGAGCCCCTTCTCCTTCAGCCGCTTTTACTTGGGGGAGAAGGTCCAGGAGGCCAATATCTACTGA